The Prevotella sp. E9-3 genome has a window encoding:
- a CDS encoding outer membrane beta-barrel protein has protein sequence MKKILMTIAAAFAAVSMNAQIYAGGGIGFKSVSYDGESKSEFSIAPEVGYTLDENSAIGITLGYTSYQNDDKALSVAPYYRYNFAKFGNVSLFADGTLSFRQYTEKDGNRAENKDLKTNTFGLGVKPGIAVALNDKLSFVTHCGFIGYTNEKTDVDGAKATSTFGLDLNSLNLSFGLYYNF, from the coding sequence ATGAAAAAGATTTTGATGACAATCGCAGCTGCTTTTGCAGCAGTAAGCATGAACGCACAGATTTATGCTGGTGGTGGTATTGGATTTAAGTCAGTTTCTTACGACGGTGAGAGCAAGTCTGAATTTTCTATTGCTCCTGAAGTAGGTTATACTCTTGATGAGAATAGCGCTATCGGTATCACTCTTGGCTATACAAGCTATCAGAATGATGATAAGGCTCTTTCAGTAGCTCCTTATTATCGTTACAACTTTGCTAAGTTTGGCAATGTGAGCCTCTTCGCTGATGGAACTCTTTCTTTCCGTCAGTATACTGAAAAGGATGGAAACCGTGCTGAAAACAAAGATTTGAAGACCAATACTTTCGGTTTGGGCGTTAAGCCAGGCATTGCTGTTGCTTTGAACGATAAGCTGAGCTTTGTTACTCATTGCGGTTTTATCGGCTATACTAATGAGAAAACTGATGTTGATGGTGCTAAGGCAACAAGTACTTTTGGTCTTGATTTGAACTCTCTGAACCTCAGCTTCGGTCTCTACTACAACTTCTAA